From Acropora muricata isolate sample 2 chromosome 14, ASM3666990v1, whole genome shotgun sequence, one genomic window encodes:
- the LOC136898309 gene encoding tachykinin-like peptides receptor 99D, whose protein sequence is MEESRIWRPNISVSSTNDSLSVLEEGTEISVEDIMKLLTEVIIVLFGMIGNVLVIIVTKKLGKQKKSEDHYLQNLAIADIGVLLLAFPLAVVKEKKPLNWPFGEFVCRYLYPVPELSHGASIWFIVVIAVERYCKLVTLKSHGINRPHDSQRAKIIVACIWIVSFLIFCLPLYFVVDYLELPSGGASCGPIWSSLVTMRVYVVFVTFLSYILPLITISMTYTSISRTLRRSSVFNKAITSEQHGLKQFEKKTPHITKVTSIRLRQNKRARKIITPLAVVFAITMLPLNCIRLALITWPSIVTKRYYDDLLFALAILVILNSSLNPVIYSAVSKAFRLRIKNLFARG, encoded by the coding sequence ATGGAAGAAAGCAGGATATGGAGGCCAAACATAAGCGTGTCTTCAACAAACGATTCTCTTTCGGTTTTAGAGGAAGGAACTGAGATTTCCGTGGAGGATATCATGAAACTCTTAACCGAGGTTATCATTGTGTTGTTTGGGATGATTGGCAATGTATTGGTAATCATTGTTACAAAGAAACtaggaaagcaaaaaaaaagcgAAGACCACTATTTACAAAACCTTGCTATAGCAGACATTGGGGTGTTGCTCTTAGCTTTTCCGCTCGctgttgtgaaagaaaaaaaacccttaaaCTGGCCATTTGGAGAGTTCGTCTGCCGTTACTTGTATCCCGTTCCTGAACTGTCCCATGGAGCTTCAATATGGTTCATAGTAGTTATCGCAGTGGAGCGATATTGTAAATTGGTCACCTTAAAATCCCACGGGATAAACAGACCCCACGATTCGCAAAGAGCAAAGATCATTGTCGCTTGCATCTGGATTGTgtctttcttgattttctgCTTGCCACTGTATTTCGTTGTCGACTATCTCGAACTTCCCTCAGGAGGTGCTTCGTGCGGTCCGATTTGGTCTTCGTTGGTTACGATGCGGGTTTATGTAGTTTTCGTAACCTTTCTCTCGTACATATTACCTCTCATAACCATATCGATGACCTACACGTCCATATCTCGAACATTAAGACGTAGTAGCGTTTTCAACAAAGCCATAACTTCGGAACAACACGGCCTTAAGCAATTCGAGAAGAAAACTCCTCACATTACCAAAGTAACAAGCATTCGTCTTCGTCAAAATAAACGGGCCAGGAAAATTATTACTCCGCTTGCAGTGGTATTCGCTATTACAATGCTTCCTCTAAATTGCATTCGTCTGGCTCTCATTACATGGCCGTCTATTGTCACAAAGAGATACTATGACGACTTACTGTTCGCTTTGGCGATTTTAGTAATACTTAACTCCTCTTTGAACCCAGTTATTTATTCAGCGGTAAGTAAGGCATTTCGATTGCGGATAAAAAATCTCTTTGCCAGAGGTTAA
- the LOC136898308 gene encoding somatostatin receptor type 5-like codes for MMDSRANFSSPNDTDAGFDEQWEKADILKLTAQVLIAAFGVIGNALVITVLKAAKKIQPGEFYLMNLAIADLGTLLLTFPIIALKEKANRWLLGRFTCIYLTPCTEVFHGASVWFIAVIAVERYRQVVTVKMVLKNPNKASWQRAKIVATCVWVTSFLIFSLPLYFTVDHQEPVAGRPESCEPNWPSKISIKIYNGLLTFFSYLLPLLVISITYVIISRTLTRSNLFIKAMKRDQLSPQQNDKDLTIKSARLNQNNRAKKILTPLVLVFALTMLPLNTIRFAIVLRPALSDKVFYSSLLFVVSVFVLLNSSSNPVIYSVVSRDFRRRVSNFISGGRGIDKQNSLLGRPVARR; via the coding sequence ATGATGGATTCAAGGGCTAACTTCTCTTCACCAAATGATACAGATGCCGGCTTCGACGAGCAATGGGAAAAGGCTGATATTTTGAAACTTACAGCTCAAGTACTAATAGCTGCGTTTGGAGTGATCGGCAATGCTCTTGTGATCACGGTATTAAAGGCGGCAAAGAAAATACAACCGGGCGAATTTTATTTGATGAATTTAGCGATTGCAGACCTTGGTACACTCCTTTTGACATTTCCAATCATTGCTTTAAAGGAGAAAGCTAACCGCTGGCTATTGGGAAGATTTACTTGCATTTACCTGACGCCGTGTACAGAAGTTTTTCATGGTGCTTCTGTGTGGTTCATTGCAGTGATCGCAGTGGAGCGATATCGTCAAGTGGTTACAGTAAAGATGGTGTTGAAGAACCCAAACAAGGCTTCGTGGCAAAGAGCCAAGATAGTTGCGACTTGTGTCTGGGTCACTTCATTCTTGATTTTTTCCCTTCCGTTGTATTTTACGGTTGATCATCAAGAGCCAGTCGCCGGCAGGCCTGAAAGTTGTGAGCCGAACTGGCCATCGAAGATCTCTATTAAGATCTATAACGGGTTACTAACATTTTTCTCCTACTTATTGCCTCTTTTGGTGATATCTATCACCTACGTTATCATATCGCGTACTTTAACACGGAGCAACTTGTTTATTAAAGCGATGAAACGGGACCAGCTCAGTCCCCAACAAAATGACAAAGATTTAACTATCAAAAGCGCTCGTTTAAATCAGAACAACCGCGCAAAAAAGATCCTAACCCCTCTAGTGCTAGTGTTTGCTTTGACAATGCTGCCTTTAAACACTATTCGTTTTGCTATCGTTTTGCGCCCTGCTCTTTCCGATAAAGTCTTTTATAGTAGCTTGTTGTTTGTAGTAtcggtttttgttttgctcaacTCTTCCTCCAATCCTGTAATTTATTCTGTCGTTAGTAGAGATTTTCGTCGACGTGTGAgcaattttatttcaggtgGTCGAGGAATAGATAAACAGAATTCCTTGTTAGGTCGCCCAGTCGCTAGAAGATAG